One part of the Hydrogenobacter sp. T-2 genome encodes these proteins:
- a CDS encoding GGDEF domain-containing protein, whose translation MAMSRYTKTIERDRLEELKGGLLKILKRFLTEESYKVIELKHLDGFLKLLACEDFDRKSFRRLRAISKFLIGLRIPETALIQAYKLIKNYALLEGKDKLLSNIEFIFKNLYKPYLILHKLERLQDVHFHLEGDLLYQMNKLKEIYLREHKRLIGDIFSDDRVLNLDSEVDSLLSSLEAYFKDSKVYSRLLSLHELYKRTLTSIAVVESDFISLYTLTKDVELIFKDIINLIDEAIISLLSETAFLDVLTGVYSRNYLQLILGKEISFCKRHNIPISVILLDVDDFKLINDKYGHDVGDLVLRFLGESIKRIIRSSDIPVRYGGEEFLILLPFTSLEGAYTAGEKVRSYCESKTFTHNSLSITITISVGVAQVEDFENPWQDIKRADKALYMAKSLGKNMVMIASNDI comes from the coding sequence ATGGCAATGAGTAGATATACAAAAACTATAGAAAGGGATAGGTTGGAGGAATTGAAAGGAGGGCTCTTAAAAATACTAAAGAGATTCCTAACAGAGGAGTCCTATAAAGTCATTGAACTCAAACACTTAGATGGTTTTTTGAAGCTCTTAGCATGCGAGGACTTTGATAGGAAAAGTTTTAGGAGGCTTAGGGCTATATCCAAGTTCCTTATAGGCTTGCGTATTCCAGAAACAGCCTTAATACAAGCCTATAAGCTTATAAAGAACTACGCACTTTTAGAGGGAAAGGACAAACTTTTGTCAAATATAGAATTTATATTCAAAAATCTATATAAACCTTATTTAATTCTGCATAAACTGGAAAGACTACAAGATGTTCACTTTCATTTAGAGGGTGACCTGTTATACCAAATGAATAAGCTAAAAGAAATCTACCTTAGAGAGCACAAAAGGCTAATTGGTGATATATTCAGCGATGACAGGGTTTTAAACTTAGATTCAGAAGTGGACTCACTGCTTTCTTCACTGGAAGCTTACTTTAAGGATAGTAAAGTTTATAGTAGACTTTTAAGCTTACACGAGCTTTATAAAAGAACCCTTACATCTATTGCGGTTGTTGAAAGCGACTTTATAAGCCTGTATACACTTACAAAAGATGTGGAGCTTATATTTAAGGATATAATAAACCTTATAGATGAGGCTATAATAAGTCTTCTTTCAGAGACCGCCTTCTTAGACGTGCTTACAGGGGTGTATAGTAGAAACTACCTTCAGCTGATTCTTGGAAAGGAAATAAGCTTTTGCAAAAGACATAACATACCAATCTCGGTTATACTTTTGGATGTGGATGATTTCAAATTAATAAATGACAAATACGGTCATGACGTGGGTGACCTTGTGCTTAGATTCTTAGGAGAGTCCATAAAACGCATAATTAGGTCTTCAGATATACCAGTAAGGTATGGAGGTGAGGAGTTCCTTATACTACTGCCCTTTACTTCTTTAGAAGGAGCCTATACAGCGGGTGAAAAGGTAAGGTCTTATTGTGAAAGTAAGACCTTTACACACAATTCTTTATCTATAACTATAACCATAAGTGTAGGTGTTGCCCAGGTAGAGGACTTTGAAAATCCATGGCAGGATATTAAGAGAGCAGATAAGGCTCTTTATATGGCTAAGTCTCTTGGCAAAAATATGGTAATGATCGCAAGCAATGATATCTGA
- the infC gene encoding translation initiation factor IF-3, with amino-acid sequence MQEYRVNKQIKAKEVRLIDENGKQVGIVPLQEALRIASEKGLDLVEVAPQANPPVCKILDYGKFLYELKKKEKEAKKKQREHAIEIKDMMLSVRIDDHDLKVKLKHMREFLMDGDKVRVRIRFRGREHLHPELGDKLANRIVEELSDVGQLESPIKKEGNFLIFALLPKKK; translated from the coding sequence TTGCAGGAGTATAGGGTCAACAAACAGATAAAAGCTAAGGAGGTAAGGTTAATAGACGAAAACGGAAAGCAGGTGGGCATAGTTCCACTGCAGGAGGCTCTTAGAATAGCCAGTGAAAAGGGTCTTGACTTAGTAGAAGTAGCACCTCAGGCAAACCCTCCTGTTTGCAAGATACTGGATTATGGTAAGTTCCTTTATGAGCTAAAGAAGAAGGAAAAGGAAGCGAAGAAAAAGCAAAGGGAGCATGCAATAGAGATAAAGGACATGATGCTTTCAGTAAGAATTGATGATCATGACCTGAAGGTAAAACTAAAGCACATGAGGGAGTTCCTCATGGATGGAGACAAGGTAAGGGTAAGGATTCGCTTTAGAGGAAGAGAACATCTCCACCCAGAGCTTGGTGATAAGTTAGCAAACAGGATAGTGGAAGAGTTATCCGATGTGGGACAACTTGAATCTCCAATAAAGAAAGAAGGGAACTTTTTGATCTTTGCACTACTTCCTAAGAAGAAATAA
- a CDS encoding diguanylate cyclase, translated as MLSLRVGELVKGEEPLISYECSLREAFEKMREKGRGYILLMREKYPAGILTERDLIRLIEQGVSFEERAIDYASKRLIHVRDYRDLYYALSLMVENNIRRLVVVDKDGNFLGTLTMEEVLAQAEEDIFKKKLKVREILLDKEFVWVSAKTTLSECLRLMKEKNIGALPVLKDGMPVGIITERDIVKLFDRINLSDPVELYMSKPVITINEDALAELALRIMEENRVRRLVVVDDKGFAVGIISNRDIAKNAYESYWKFLETKLRHAKDVLNLLPEPTFEVLDLFSSQVIVWMNAKAIELFGSLIDHDITEVIPVKDWSYIYSTLLKDRRVERQRFNIGDKAYELSASYLFMETEKVKGRIKLMLRDITQDLHSQRIMERELSNYMRIMNSTEDMIIVYESDSGKIKFVNRAAIRKLGYTEDELKNMTIFQIVDADPEFISQNIQRIVRKDEVIRGRRFYKDSYGNRLPVDITATKVHMNSVPYILIVARDISDRLKLEEEIERKTRELENLHDFILNLNRCSSEGEAYNLLAHMLVKIAGVDALAIYRINPSLNRVVDKLFYGSMEYAECLEEGEEPSACKVFQSAQPFLVRDKKAYSCPLFKSEYGSYMCMSVVSGGKTIALLSMVSQKEDFFDREKLDFIENIVNTFAPFLSNLRLIEINKELSIRDPLTNLYNRRFITEFLHKKIEEAKRTKSQFALLLLDLDHFKKINDTYGHQFGDLCLKVLSDVLRDTVRSMDIIGRWGGEEFVVILPNTGRLEAVEVANRIKESLKKKLLYSDKGIPVSMTASIGVAVFPEDGETVDDLFKVADDKLYLAKSEGRDMVIP; from the coding sequence ATGCTAAGCCTGAGGGTAGGTGAGCTTGTTAAAGGTGAAGAACCGCTTATCTCTTACGAGTGCAGTCTAAGGGAAGCCTTCGAGAAAATGAGAGAAAAGGGAAGGGGTTATATACTCCTTATGAGGGAAAAATATCCAGCAGGTATACTAACAGAAAGAGACCTTATTAGACTTATTGAGCAAGGTGTCTCCTTTGAAGAAAGAGCCATAGATTATGCCTCAAAAAGACTAATTCATGTTAGAGATTACAGAGACCTATATTATGCCCTTAGCCTTATGGTAGAAAACAACATAAGAAGGTTAGTGGTTGTAGATAAGGATGGTAACTTTCTTGGAACCCTTACCATGGAAGAGGTTTTGGCTCAAGCGGAGGAAGATATATTTAAAAAGAAGCTTAAAGTCAGGGAAATACTCTTGGACAAGGAGTTTGTCTGGGTTTCTGCGAAAACAACCCTTTCTGAGTGTTTAAGGCTTATGAAGGAAAAAAATATCGGTGCCCTACCGGTGCTAAAAGATGGTATGCCTGTAGGCATAATAACAGAGAGAGATATAGTTAAGCTCTTTGATAGGATAAACCTATCAGACCCTGTGGAGCTTTATATGAGCAAGCCAGTTATAACCATAAATGAGGACGCTCTGGCGGAATTAGCCCTAAGGATTATGGAGGAAAACAGAGTAAGAAGGCTTGTGGTTGTGGACGATAAAGGTTTTGCGGTAGGTATAATAAGCAACAGAGATATTGCAAAGAACGCTTACGAAAGCTACTGGAAATTCCTTGAGACCAAGTTAAGGCACGCAAAAGATGTGCTTAATCTTCTACCCGAACCCACCTTTGAAGTGCTTGACCTATTCTCAAGCCAAGTTATTGTGTGGATGAACGCAAAGGCCATAGAACTCTTTGGTAGCCTTATAGACCATGATATAACAGAGGTAATCCCAGTAAAGGATTGGTCCTATATATACTCAACACTTTTAAAAGATAGAAGGGTTGAGAGGCAGAGGTTTAATATTGGGGACAAAGCCTATGAGCTATCCGCCAGTTATCTTTTTATGGAGACAGAGAAGGTCAAGGGCAGAATAAAGCTGATGCTCAGAGACATAACTCAGGACCTGCACTCACAGAGAATAATGGAGAGGGAGTTAAGTAACTATATGAGGATTATGAACTCTACAGAAGATATGATAATCGTATACGAATCGGATAGTGGAAAAATAAAGTTTGTAAACAGGGCGGCGATAAGAAAGCTCGGCTATACGGAGGATGAGCTCAAAAACATGACCATATTTCAGATAGTGGATGCAGACCCTGAGTTTATAAGTCAAAACATACAAAGAATTGTGAGAAAAGATGAGGTCATAAGAGGTAGGAGGTTTTACAAGGATAGCTATGGGAACAGACTACCAGTGGATATAACTGCCACAAAGGTGCATATGAATAGCGTTCCATACATACTTATAGTGGCGAGAGATATATCGGATAGACTAAAATTAGAAGAGGAGATAGAGAGGAAAACAAGGGAGCTTGAAAACCTACACGATTTTATCCTTAACCTAAACAGATGTAGCTCAGAGGGCGAAGCTTACAATCTTTTAGCACATATGTTGGTAAAAATTGCCGGGGTTGATGCCCTTGCAATATACAGAATAAACCCATCTTTGAATAGGGTCGTTGACAAACTATTTTATGGAAGTATGGAATACGCAGAATGTCTTGAGGAAGGTGAAGAGCCTTCTGCGTGTAAGGTTTTCCAAAGTGCCCAGCCTTTTCTTGTTAGAGATAAAAAAGCCTATTCATGTCCTCTTTTCAAGTCCGAATATGGCTCTTATATGTGTATGTCTGTAGTATCTGGAGGAAAAACCATTGCACTGCTAAGTATGGTATCTCAGAAGGAAGACTTTTTTGATAGAGAGAAACTGGACTTTATAGAAAACATAGTTAACACCTTTGCACCTTTTTTGTCTAACCTAAGACTTATAGAGATAAACAAAGAGCTATCCATAAGAGACCCTCTCACAAACCTCTATAACAGAAGATTCATTACAGAGTTCTTGCATAAAAAGATAGAAGAGGCAAAAAGGACTAAGTCCCAGTTTGCTTTACTGCTTTTGGACCTTGACCACTTTAAAAAGATAAACGACACTTATGGACATCAGTTTGGCGACCTGTGTCTAAAAGTTCTTTCTGACGTTCTAAGAGACACAGTCAGAAGCATGGATATAATAGGAAGATGGGGAGGCGAAGAGTTTGTGGTTATTTTGCCAAATACTGGAAGGCTAGAAGCGGTTGAAGTTGCAAACAGGATAAAGGAAAGTTTGAAGAAAAAGCTCCTCTACTCGGATAAGGGTATACCAGTAAGTATGACTGCAAGCATCGGTGTTGCAGTTTTTCCAGAGGATGGAGAGACTGTAGATGACCTTTTCAAGGTGGCGGATGATAAGCTGTATCTTGCAAAAAGTGAAGGAAGGGACATGGTAATTCCATGA
- the radA gene encoding DNA repair protein RadA — MKKEKTYFVCQECGYSSPKWLGRCPSCGAWNSMVEEKEIRSLSGRVEIKTTPKPLHLWEEQRAIRLSTGFESLDYALGGGIVKGQVLLLAGEPGIGKSTLLLQVCEGFSKLYGPVLYVSGEESPSQIALRAKRLRVGSESLLVFPETNLEEILQTLREERPSLLVVDSVQTLYSSSLESSPGSVAQVRECTFRLSEVCKELNIPVFLVGQVNKEGVLAGPKVLEHIVDTVLYFEGERFNFYRVVKAVKNRFGESGNMAVFRMTGQGLEEVQEPSAFFLQERVGSPGSVVFPHTEGSKPVLLEVQALTIQALYTTPQRKTQGFDPNRLALILAVLEKEAKVFTRDRDVFVNVVGGVSVEEPAVDLAVALSVVSSVKDKPVGDLLIFGELGLSGEVRSVHFAQERLREGLRFGFKRAIVPEGCRVELQGLEVLGVRHIREAIEFII; from the coding sequence ATGAAAAAGGAAAAGACCTATTTTGTGTGTCAAGAATGCGGATACTCAAGCCCGAAGTGGCTGGGTAGATGTCCCTCCTGCGGTGCCTGGAACTCTATGGTGGAAGAGAAGGAAATAAGGTCTCTCTCTGGAAGGGTAGAAATAAAAACTACACCAAAGCCCCTTCATCTTTGGGAAGAGCAAAGGGCTATAAGGCTTAGCACAGGTTTTGAAAGTCTTGACTATGCTCTTGGTGGCGGGATAGTGAAAGGACAGGTTCTCCTCCTTGCGGGTGAGCCGGGCATAGGCAAGTCCACTCTTTTACTTCAGGTATGCGAGGGGTTTTCAAAGCTATATGGACCTGTTTTATATGTTTCTGGAGAGGAGTCTCCATCACAGATAGCCCTCAGAGCAAAAAGACTAAGAGTTGGTTCAGAAAGCCTTTTAGTGTTTCCAGAAACTAACCTTGAGGAGATATTGCAGACCCTAAGGGAAGAAAGACCTTCTCTCCTTGTGGTGGACTCGGTGCAAACCCTTTATAGCTCAAGCCTTGAGTCTTCGCCTGGCTCTGTTGCACAAGTAAGAGAATGCACCTTTAGGCTCTCCGAGGTTTGCAAGGAGCTAAACATTCCCGTTTTTTTGGTGGGTCAGGTCAACAAAGAAGGCGTGCTTGCGGGTCCAAAGGTTTTGGAGCATATTGTGGACACGGTTCTGTATTTTGAAGGAGAGAGGTTTAACTTCTACAGGGTGGTCAAGGCGGTTAAAAATCGCTTTGGTGAGTCTGGAAACATGGCAGTCTTTAGGATGACAGGACAGGGGCTTGAGGAGGTTCAAGAGCCTTCCGCCTTTTTCCTGCAAGAGAGGGTTGGCTCTCCTGGGAGCGTGGTTTTTCCTCATACAGAAGGGAGCAAGCCAGTGCTTTTGGAGGTGCAAGCCCTCACCATACAGGCACTATACACCACACCTCAGAGAAAGACCCAAGGCTTTGACCCAAATCGCTTAGCTTTAATACTTGCGGTGCTTGAAAAGGAAGCAAAGGTCTTTACAAGGGACAGGGATGTGTTCGTAAACGTAGTAGGTGGTGTAAGTGTGGAAGAGCCGGCTGTAGATTTGGCAGTCGCCCTTTCAGTGGTAAGCTCTGTAAAGGACAAGCCTGTTGGTGATTTGCTTATTTTTGGTGAGCTTGGACTTTCTGGTGAGGTAAGGTCTGTCCACTTTGCACAGGAGAGGCTAAGGGAAGGTCTTCGCTTTGGCTTCAAAAGGGCTATAGTTCCAGAGGGTTGCAGGGTAGAGTTACAGGGTCTTGAAGTCCTTGGCGTAAGGCATATAAGAGAAGCCATTGAGTTTATAATCTAA
- a CDS encoding response regulator transcription factor yields MKVLLVEDDRLLGESLKEYLESEGFLVDWIYDSREFFDLLEVSIYDAIVLDLMMPHVSGEELLGRLRERGNTTPVLILTAKGRLEDKEKCFSLGADDYLTKPFEPRELLLRLRALYRRTVRQERLRLNKVEVDLKAGRVWVDGKEIKLSKKEWLLFKYLVENRDRFVSTEELLNYVWGDEPVGDEVVRAHIKNLRRLLPEGFIVSQKGRGYRVEA; encoded by the coding sequence GTGAAGGTGCTCCTTGTAGAAGATGATAGGCTTTTGGGGGAGTCTCTTAAGGAGTATTTGGAGTCGGAGGGTTTTTTGGTGGACTGGATATACGACAGCAGGGAGTTTTTTGACCTTCTTGAGGTTTCCATATACGATGCCATCGTGCTTGACCTTATGATGCCTCATGTAAGCGGTGAAGAGCTCCTTGGAAGGCTCAGGGAGAGGGGAAACACCACTCCCGTGCTTATACTTACTGCAAAAGGCAGGTTAGAGGACAAGGAAAAGTGCTTTTCTCTCGGTGCGGATGACTATCTTACAAAGCCCTTTGAACCAAGGGAGCTACTCCTCAGGCTCAGAGCCTTGTACAGGAGAACCGTCAGACAAGAAAGGCTAAGGCTAAACAAGGTGGAGGTTGACCTAAAGGCTGGTAGGGTATGGGTAGATGGAAAAGAGATAAAACTCAGTAAGAAGGAATGGCTGTTGTTTAAGTATCTTGTAGAAAACAGGGATAGGTTTGTCTCCACAGAGGAGCTCCTCAACTATGTGTGGGGCGATGAGCCAGTGGGGGACGAGGTGGTGAGGGCTCACATAAAGAACCTCAGAAGACTCTTGCCAGAGGGCTTTATAGTCTCTCAAAAGGGAAGGGGCTATAGAGTTGAGGCGTGA
- the hisS gene encoding histidine--tRNA ligase, whose product MPEFQSVRGFHDIYGEELKKFRYLSNLIREKLRLYNFEEIVLPVVEYVEVFQRSIGEATDIVQKEMFTFQDRKDRWLALRPEGTAGAVRAYVQNRLYALKPYVKLFYEGPMFRYERPQAGRYRQFHQLGAEVFGSLEPVVDAELIGLVYEILSELGVKVVIEINSIGCKVCRPAYRDALSAYLAGVEEHLCEVCLDRKDRNPLRVLDCKVPTCKSAVKDAPKMVNFLCEECREHYSKLKEYLNAMSIPYRENPNLVRGLDYYTKTVFEAVSEELDITVIAGGRYDYLVEEMGGPPTPAIGFAVGLERLSMLVKSLPPEDPLYLVIPFGDVLPYALQVAKALRAEGKRVEVSYKKGGLKKQLELANKIRADYAVIVGEEEMAGGFYTLKDLNSGIQTRVEFSPAF is encoded by the coding sequence ATGCCTGAGTTTCAAAGTGTAAGAGGCTTTCACGATATTTACGGAGAGGAGCTAAAAAAGTTCAGATACCTCTCTAACCTCATAAGAGAAAAGCTAAGGCTTTATAACTTTGAAGAGATAGTTCTTCCTGTGGTGGAATATGTGGAGGTATTCCAAAGGAGCATAGGAGAGGCAACGGACATAGTCCAAAAGGAGATGTTTACCTTTCAGGATAGAAAGGATAGATGGCTTGCCCTTAGACCTGAGGGCACTGCGGGCGCGGTTAGAGCCTATGTTCAAAACAGGCTATATGCCTTAAAGCCTTATGTGAAACTTTTCTATGAGGGTCCCATGTTTCGCTACGAGCGTCCACAGGCTGGCAGATACAGACAGTTTCATCAACTGGGTGCGGAGGTTTTTGGAAGCCTTGAGCCTGTGGTGGATGCGGAGCTTATAGGTCTTGTTTATGAGATACTTTCTGAACTTGGCGTTAAGGTGGTTATAGAGATAAACTCCATAGGATGTAAGGTTTGTAGACCTGCCTATAGAGATGCTTTGAGTGCCTATCTTGCAGGTGTGGAGGAGCATCTCTGTGAAGTCTGCCTTGATAGAAAGGACAGAAACCCTCTTAGGGTCTTAGACTGCAAAGTGCCAACCTGCAAGTCTGCGGTCAAGGATGCTCCTAAGATGGTGAACTTTCTGTGCGAGGAATGTAGAGAGCACTACTCAAAGCTAAAGGAATATTTAAATGCCATGTCTATACCCTACAGAGAAAATCCAAACCTTGTGAGAGGACTTGACTACTACACAAAGACGGTTTTTGAGGCGGTCTCTGAGGAGCTTGATATTACTGTGATAGCAGGTGGTAGGTATGACTACCTTGTGGAGGAGATGGGTGGACCTCCCACTCCAGCCATAGGCTTTGCAGTGGGTTTAGAGAGGCTCTCCATGCTTGTGAAAAGCCTTCCTCCAGAAGACCCCCTCTACTTAGTCATTCCTTTTGGTGATGTTCTACCCTATGCCTTGCAGGTGGCAAAGGCTCTCAGGGCAGAGGGTAAAAGGGTTGAGGTTTCTTACAAAAAAGGCGGTCTCAAAAAACAGCTTGAGCTTGCCAACAAGATAAGGGCGGACTATGCGGTTATAGTGGGAGAAGAGGAGATGGCTGGTGGCTTCTACACCCTTAAGGACCTTAATTCTGGCATTCAAACAAGGGTGGAGTTTAGCCCTGCCTTTTGA
- a CDS encoding DUF4149 domain-containing protein, with the protein MKELVLFLHIVLASLWVGGMLFLVFVLAPFVRKLPIRDRAFQEVGKRFSFYGTLGSLSLLFLTGLLNIHYIVGFSSLLDLSNPYTKTLMHKLGVFILVVFVSLVHDLYFGPKSVSSSLHRNMARILGFLNLLLSLLIVYLAVKLRFGG; encoded by the coding sequence ATGAAAGAGCTTGTGCTTTTCCTCCATATTGTCCTTGCCTCCCTATGGGTGGGAGGCATGCTATTTCTTGTTTTTGTCCTTGCCCCCTTTGTAAGAAAACTGCCAATTAGAGACCGAGCCTTTCAGGAAGTGGGGAAACGCTTTAGCTTCTATGGAACTCTTGGTTCACTCTCTTTACTTTTCTTGACAGGGCTTTTGAACATACACTACATAGTTGGTTTTTCAAGCCTCCTTGACCTCTCAAATCCTTATACTAAAACCCTTATGCATAAATTGGGCGTTTTTATATTAGTAGTCTTTGTTTCTCTGGTTCATGACCTTTACTTTGGACCGAAGTCTGTAAGTTCATCCCTTCATAGAAATATGGCAAGGATTCTTGGATTTTTGAACTTGCTCCTTAGTCTTTTAATCGTCTATCTTGCAGTAAAACTTAGGTTTGGAGGTTAG
- a CDS encoding cupin domain-containing protein, with amino-acid sequence MAKILKAEGSFSDFMPVKKAIHVEEGLRCIAFYLKAGQKINLHTSPHRVITIVLHGEGDFFVGSEENRERLRAGEALLYEPNEPHGFQAVEDMAVMAIVV; translated from the coding sequence ATGGCAAAAATCTTAAAGGCAGAGGGTAGTTTTTCAGATTTTATGCCAGTGAAAAAAGCTATTCATGTAGAGGAAGGCTTAAGGTGTATCGCCTTTTATCTGAAGGCTGGTCAGAAGATAAACTTACACACATCCCCCCACAGGGTTATAACCATCGTCCTACATGGTGAAGGGGACTTTTTTGTGGGCTCAGAAGAAAACAGGGAGAGGCTAAGGGCGGGCGAAGCCCTTCTCTACGAACCCAACGAGCCCCATGGTTTTCAAGCGGTAGAGGACATGGCGGTCATGGCTATTGTAGTGTGA
- the hemA gene encoding glutamyl-tRNA reductase, translating into MMYHIFVWGMNFKTAPVEQRELLACSREDAYYLLPPLKTIRGIVEIMLLSTCNRVEVYTVAEDYEPMNRLILELLQLKGVDTRLRRNSFFLEDSFAVAHVFRVASGLESMVVGETQIVSQFKEAYRIARELQCTGKILNRLYEKALRTAKRVRTETGISRNAVSVSYVAVELAKRIFGSLAKTKVLLVGAGEMAELSAKYLKKLQAHLFITNRTYERAVELARELEGHVLRFEELSEHLHDFDIVIVSTGSKKFIIDTPMVKKAIKKRNYKPIFFIDISVPRNVDPEVNEVDEVFLYDIDDLQEVAEKNLKERLKEKEKGEIIVWDEVSKFMKWLEFLEVERYIVSIKRAWRKVEEREPMVRKLIHNAVEEIRKDPSLAEKLVKIFLQEVEYADTERRLPYVYNRAHGT; encoded by the coding sequence ATGATGTATCACATATTTGTATGGGGTATGAACTTCAAAACCGCCCCAGTAGAACAGAGGGAGCTTTTGGCTTGTAGCAGGGAGGATGCTTATTATCTTTTACCACCCCTTAAAACCATAAGGGGTATAGTAGAGATAATGCTACTGTCTACCTGTAATAGGGTGGAAGTTTACACTGTTGCGGAAGACTACGAGCCTATGAACAGGCTAATCCTTGAGCTTCTACAACTAAAGGGTGTAGATACAAGGCTTAGGAGAAACTCCTTCTTTTTGGAGGACAGTTTTGCGGTCGCTCATGTCTTTAGGGTTGCGAGCGGGCTTGAGTCTATGGTGGTGGGAGAAACGCAGATAGTAAGCCAATTTAAAGAGGCATACAGAATAGCGAGGGAACTCCAATGCACTGGTAAGATTCTCAATAGACTATACGAGAAGGCTCTCAGAACTGCCAAGAGGGTTCGTACAGAAACTGGCATAAGCAGGAATGCGGTCTCAGTAAGCTATGTGGCCGTAGAGCTTGCTAAAAGGATATTCGGGAGCCTTGCAAAGACAAAGGTTCTCCTTGTAGGTGCTGGTGAGATGGCTGAACTCTCTGCAAAATATCTCAAAAAACTCCAAGCACACCTTTTTATAACTAACAGAACATACGAAAGAGCAGTGGAGTTGGCGAGAGAGCTTGAGGGACACGTGCTAAGGTTTGAAGAGCTTTCTGAACATCTCCATGACTTTGACATAGTAATAGTCTCAACAGGGAGCAAGAAGTTTATCATAGACACTCCTATGGTCAAAAAGGCGATAAAGAAAAGAAACTACAAACCTATATTTTTCATTGATATATCTGTTCCCAGAAATGTGGACCCTGAGGTGAACGAGGTTGACGAGGTGTTTCTCTACGATATAGATGACCTACAAGAAGTTGCGGAAAAGAACCTAAAGGAGAGGTTAAAGGAAAAGGAAAAGGGAGAGATAATAGTATGGGATGAGGTAAGTAAGTTTATGAAATGGTTGGAGTTTCTTGAGGTTGAAAGATACATAGTAAGCATAAAAAGGGCATGGAGAAAGGTGGAAGAAAGAGAACCAATGGTTAGAAAGCTGATTCACAATGCGGTGGAAGAGATAAGAAAAGACCCTTCCCTTGCAGAGAAGTTAGTTAAAATATTCTTGCAGGAGGTGGAATATGCAGACACAGAGCGAAGGTTACCCTATGTCTATAACAGAGCTCATGGAACTTGA
- a CDS encoding Lrp/AsnC ligand binding domain-containing protein, translating to MSITELMELESEYSIKAYVLIKADPREIPSIMLALSTFEGIKTADVVTGPYDIIVFAEVRNQDELGRLVISKIHSLEGVKEALTCVVVRI from the coding sequence ATGTCTATAACAGAGCTCATGGAACTTGAGAGCGAGTATTCAATAAAGGCTTACGTGCTTATAAAAGCAGACCCCAGAGAAATTCCTTCCATAATGCTTGCTTTGTCAACCTTTGAAGGAATAAAAACTGCGGATGTAGTAACAGGTCCCTATGACATAATCGTATTTGCAGAGGTTAGGAATCAGGATGAACTCGGTAGGCTCGTAATAAGCAAAATACATTCCTTAGAGGGAGTAAAGGAAGCCCTTACCTGTGTGGTGGTAAGAATATGA